Proteins encoded in a region of the Prunus persica cultivar Lovell chromosome G4, Prunus_persica_NCBIv2, whole genome shotgun sequence genome:
- the LOC18780662 gene encoding protein BREAST CANCER SUSCEPTIBILITY 2 homolog B encodes MSTWQMFADAGNNYRWYPDTPNGAVYPTPTTTTTTTLHSDSERQQQLKSSSRLPSMADLLLQGCSKLAEAQTQNQRNGFDADDGVGMFRNGFGRPVAIKPSSLAKASSLLQTGTGQVQATNSRGGFSNSLFQTGSGKMVNISPDGLVRAKTLLGLGDDNDHSKLPGSNSGGVAMDAASISRSPLINKTVSVQTRCKKNEADLNFMSPERLNLTPDKPSSIKFHTAGGRSISVSTDALQRARSLLGDPELGSFLNEGDAGDSVFSFSKGRGHDERTPFSHQKMTRKNFLTKTSVSPLQSSSKQVRSSSAINSSTNLITQFDVVSNESVCKSNSELPYRQEKPLSDKPCIIKTVENNYLENGGSLRINPVGKSLAKPLVDISNTVGTTAMNSTQKSGVKRRLGRSSISPFKKPRTSNSSTPLHKNVPLVRNGLSTLSSDHLCSKRRVSTRYPFSVTRMYVKKYFGMPPPDQNMFECLSDPGRRITASNAEKYMFLDESGLNCIGAEAFVHMLARSGALMQYTSREWVTNHYKWVVWKLACYERCHLAKSFGNFLTVSNVLEELKYRYEREVNHGHRSAIKRILEGDASPSSMVVLCISAIRSNCDPNMETSSRAENSGAAKVELTDGWYSVDAVLDALLSKQLASGKLFVGQKLRIWGAALCGWAGPVSPLEVSASTQVARTVTFRLHINGTYRAHWADRLGFCKGAGAPLAFNCVKSGGGAVPCTLLGVTRIYPVLYKERLSNGRSVVRSERLESQMVQSYQERRSNVIEGIISEFQRGLEHSHLCNDSDSEGAKLLKILETATEPEILMAEMSSEQLKSFTKYRSKLEAIKQSDMEKSILKALEDAGLSEREVTPFMRVRVVGLTRKLCHGKDSSKEGLITIWNPSEKQQKTELVEGRAYRVSGLIPTSSDVGTLHLLVRGSTTTWQPLSQQAVEHFKPFFNPRKSVLLSDLGKVPLSSEFDIAAFVVFVGEVYIAAHQKKQWVFVTDGSISELNSEESCDSLLAVCFCSPYTGVDSIAPINYNLTGSTVGFCNLTKREKDQMNSLWVAEATETSAYFLSFDTPHCSHLKDAAVSTERWGRISSLTINRLKERVLCIIGASKG; translated from the exons ATGTCGACGTGGCAGATGTTCGCCGACGCCGGCAACAATTACCGGTGGTATCCCGACACACCAAACGGCGCCGTTTATCCTACTcctactactactactactactactcTTCATAGTGATAGTGAAAGGCAGCAGCAGCTCAAGTCGAGCAGTCGGCTGCCTTCCATGGCGGATCTGCTGCTTCAAGGTTGTTCGAAGCTTGCAGAGGCCCAGACTCAGAATCAGAGAAATGGCTTTGATGCTGATGACGGTGTTGGGATGTTTCGCAACGGATTTGGAAGACCCGTCGCCATCAAGCCATCCTCCTTAGCCAAAGCGTCGTCGCTTCTTCAAACTGGAACTG GCCAAGTGCAAGCTACGAATAGTAGAGGTGGTTTCTCTAATTCCCTTTTCCAGACTGGCTCTGGGAAAATGGTTAATATATCTCCGGACGGTCTTGTGAGGGCAAAGACATTGCTTGGTTTGGGAGACGACAATGATCACAGCAAGCTTCCGGGTTCCAACAGTGGTGGGGTGGCTATGGATGCTGCATCCATTTCAAGGTCTCCGTTAATTAATAAGACTGTTTCAGTACAAACTAGATGTAAGAAGAATGAGGCTGATCTAAATTTTATGTCGCCTGAAAGGCTTAATTTAACTCCGGACAAACCTTCATCAATCAAGTTCCATACAGCTGGAGGAAGATCTATATCTGTTTCTACTGATGCACTGCAACGTGCAAGGAGTCTACTTGGTGACCCAGAGTTAGGGAGTTTCTTGAATGAGGGGGATGCAGGTGACTCcgttttctcattttcaaaaGGTAGAGGACATGATGAACGCACTCCCTTCTCCCATCAGAAAATGACTAGGAAAAACTTTTTAACTAAGACTTCTGTATCTCCACTGCAATCATCATCTAAGCAAGTGCGGTCATCGTCGGCCATAAATTCCAGCACTAATCTGATTACACAATTTGATGTTGTTAGCAATGAAAGTGTCTGTAAGTCAAACAGTGAGTTACCTTATCGGCAGGAGAAGCCCCTTAGCGACAAACCTTGTATCATCAAGACAGTAGAAAACAATTATTTGGAAAATGGTGGTAGTTTGAGGATTAATCCTGTTGGAAAGTCACTAGCCAAGCCATTGGTTGATATTTCAAATACCGTTGGCACCACTGCTATGAATAGCACACAAAAGAGTGGTGTAAAGAGGAGGCTTGGAAGAAGTTCTATTTCTCCATTCAAGAAGCCTCGCACTTCCAACTCCTCCACTCCATTGCACAAGAATGTTCCTCTTGTCCGTAATG GTTTGTCTACTTTGTCCTCCGACCATTTGTGTTCCAAAAGAAGGGTTTCTACTAGATATCCTTTCTCAGTAACTAGAATGTATGTGAAGAAATATTTTGGAATGCCACCACCTGACCAGAACATG TTTGAGTGTTTGTCAGACCCGGGGAGAAGAATTACAGCAAGTAACGCAGAAAAGTACATGTTTCTTGATGAATCTGGCTTAAACTGCATAGGAGCAGAAGCTTTTGTCCACATGTTGGCTCGTTCTGGAGCTTTAATGCAATATACTTCCAGAGA GTGGGTCACAAATCACTACAAGTGGGTTGTCTGGAAACTGGCTTGCTATGAGAGATGTCATCTAGCTAAGTCGTTCGGAAATTTTTTGACAGTCTCCAATGTGCTTGAGGAATTGAAGTATAG ATATGAAAGAGAAGTGAATCATGGTCACCGATCTGCAATTAAGAGGATTCTGGAAGGAGATGCATCCCCTTCTTCAATGGTGGTTCTATGCATTTCAGCTATTCGTTCAAATTGTGACCCAAATATGGAGACTAGCTCCAGAGCTGAAAATAGTGGTGCTGCAAAAGTTGAGCTTACTGATGGGTG GTATTCAGTGGATGCTGTACTGGATGCACTCCTGTCGAAGCAGCTTGCTAGTGGAAAATTGTTTGTTGGACAGAAACTTCGG ATCTGGGGAGCAGCACTCTGTGGTTGGGCTGGGCCTGTTTCACCCCTTGAG GTTTCTGCTTCAACTCAGGTGGCAAGAACAGTTACTTTCCGGCTGCACATAAATGGAACATATAGAGCTCATTGGGCTGATCGATTGGGATTTT GTAAGGGTGCTGGTGCTCCCTTAGCATTTAACTGTGTcaagagtggtggtggtgcagTCCCTTGCACTCTTCTAGGAGTCACACGGATATACCCTGTTCTCTACAAAGAGAG gttAAGTAATGGAAGATCTGTTGTAAGATCAGAGAGGTTGGAGTCCCAAATGGTGCAATCATACCAAGAGAG GCGCTCTAATGTCATAGAAGGCATTATATCTGAGTTCCAAAGAGGACTAGAACATTCACATTTGTGTAATGATAGCGATAGTGAAGGAGCAAAACTCTTAAAGATTCTAGAAACAGCCACTGAACCTGAAATTTTAATGGCAGAAATGAGTTCAGAACAGTTGAAATCTTTTACCAAATATCGATCAAAGCTGGAG GCAATTAAGCAGTCAGACATGGAGAAATCAATTTTGAAAGCACTGGAAGATGCCGGCTTAAGTGAGAGGGAAGTCACGCCATTCATGAGGGTGAGGGTGGTTGGACTAACAAGAAAATTATGTCATGGGAAAGACAGTTCTAAAGAAGGCCTAATAACAATCTGGAACCCATCTGAGAAGCAG CAGAAGACTGAGCTGGTTGAGGGACGTGCATATCGTGTTTCTGGACTTATACCAACAAGTTCTGATGTGGGTACTCTACACTTGCTAGTGAGAGGATCCACAACAACATGGCAGCCTTTATCTCAGCAGGCAGTCGAACACTTCAA GCCTTTTTTCAATCCTCGCAAATCAGTCTTATTGTCAGATTTGGGTAAAGTTCCTCTTTCCAG TGAATTTGATATTGCTGCATTCGTTGTGTTTGTGGGGGAGGTTTATATAGCTGCTCACCAGAAGAAACAGTGGGTGTTCGTGACAGATGGCTccatatctgaattaaattcAGAAGAATCATGTGATTCTCTACTTGCCGTCTGCTTCTGTTCACCATACACTGGCGTTGATTCAATTGCTCCTATAAACTATAACCTCACAGGATCAACG GTTGGGTTTTGTAATCTTaccaagagagaaaaggacCAAATGAATTCCCTTTGGGTAGCAGAAGCTACAGAAACTTCAGCTTACTTTTTAAGTTTTGACACTCCACATTGTTCTCATCTCAAAGATGCTGCTGTCTCCACAGAAAGATGGGGAAGGATCTCTAGCTTG ACTATCAATAGGCTTAAGGAGAGGGTTTTGTGTATTATTGGTGCTAGCAAAGGATAG
- the LOC109948765 gene encoding uncharacterized protein LOC109948765 has protein sequence MANNGYDSSSSDETSANIMFLEMFENYQRKKAAKNKEKTSMVVHGVHHHDDVLYQEIEFCMRHELFNRIMEQIVPFDDYFKQKPNATRKLSFSPQVKMTAAMRMLAYGTAADLNDDYLKIAKTTFFEACKRFCHVVNNLYGAEYLRKPTRADLQKLLQKAEERGFPGMLGSLDCMH, from the exons ATGGCCAACAATGGATATGATAGCTCTTCTAGTGATGAGACAAGTGCCAACATAATGTTTTTGGAAATGTTCGAAAACTACCAAAGGAAAAAAGCAGCGAAGAATAAGGAGAAGACCTCGATGGTTGTCCATGGGGTACATCATCATGACGACGTACTATACCAAGAGATCGA ATTTTGCATGAGGCATGAGTTGTTTAATCGAATAATGGAACAAATTGTCCCTTTCGACGAttacttcaaacaaaaaccTAATGCCACTAGAAAGCTTAGTTTCTCACCACAAGTGAAGATGACAGCCGCCATGCGTATGCTTGCATATGGTACAGCAGCTGACCTCAATGATGATTACTTGAAGATAGCAAAGACCACATTCTTTGAAGCTTGCAAGAGATTCTGTCATGTAGTCAACAACTTATACGGAGCTGAATATCTTCGTAAACCAACGAGGGCGGACCTACAAAAACTGCTCCAAAAAGCTGAGGAACGGGGGTTTCCTGGCATGCTAGGAAGCCTTGACTGCATGCATTAG
- the LOC18780263 gene encoding probable transcription factor At1g11510 has translation MAFSQSSSSSYESYSSSSSFDEDHQSDSYDDELEDEQLAPDSQESPTLVGSDTEYRCESEPDSEADSAKKTKTKTKSNTTTNVEAKSKNKSPSSTAVANEKRPREKPEEKGGDASNKKRKKAENETNLQTGGDDAVEKDKEMMMKKKKKSRSSSSTAGNARVWSERDELVMVKGIISFLKKFSTFDGKKFYNWINKYIEADVSTGQIADKVCRLKKKYRNNEANRGPNGEDPVFSKPHEQKLFDLSKQAWGSIRSTTNNNNNNTNADINDGIVEKGADAQKKATDVVDDAQKKVTDVVEDAEKKATDDDVLQEKEVLFDDNLVMEAFDKYLTSRGLDLRWFGQDKLESLENKWRKIRVAESTFRLLQAKFDVKLHQIALHACNFFDY, from the coding sequence ATGGCTTTCAGTCAGTCATCCTCATCATCCTATGAGTCATACTCTTCCTCTTCGTCTTTTGATGAAGACCACCAATCTGATTCATACGATGATGAACTGGAGGATGAACAACTTGCACCTGATTCACAAGAGTCGCCTACCTTGGTTGGATCCGACACCGAATACAGATGCGAATCGGAGCCTGATTCAGAGGCCGACTCTGCCAAAAAGACCAAGACCAAGACCAAGTCCAACACCACTACCAATGTTGAGgcaaaatccaaaaacaaaTCGCCTTCGTCTACCGCCGTTGCAAATGAGAAACGGCCCCGGGAGAAGCCAGAGGAAAAGGGCGGTGATGCCTCcaacaagaagaggaagaaggcagaaaatgaaacaaatctGCAAACTGGTGGTGATGATGCTGTGGAGAAGGACAAGgaaatgatgatgaagaagaagaagaagtcgaGGTCGTCTTCGTCTACTGCTGGTAATGCGAGAGTATGGAGCGAAAGGGATGAGCTTGTTATGGTGAAAGGTATAATCTCATTTCTAAAAAAGTTCTCGACATTTGATGGAAAAAAGTTCTACAATTGGATCAACAAGTACATCGAAGCGGACGTGTCAACAGGTCAAATAGCAGATAAAGTGTGtcgattgaagaagaaatatcGTAACAACGAAGCCAACCGCGGGCCAAATGGGGAGGATCCTGTCTTCTCAAAGCCTCATGAGCAGAAATTGTTTGACCTATCAAAACAAGCATGGGGGAGTATTAGGTCTAccactaataataataataataatactaatgCTGATATTAATGATGGTATAGTTGAAAAGGGTGCTGATGCTCAGAAAAAGGCAACGGATGTTGTTGATGATGCTCAGAAAAAGGTAACGGATGTTGTTGAGGATGCTGAGAAAAAGGCAACGGATGATGATGTTTTGCAGGAGAAGGAAGTATTGTTTGACGATAATCTAGTTATGGAAGCTTTTGATAAGTATTTAACAAGTCGTGGTTTAGATTTGAGGTGGTTTGGTCAAGACAAATTAGAGAGCTTGGAGAACAAGTGGAGAAAAATCAGAGTTGCTGAATCTACTTTTCGCTTACTGCAAGCCAAGTTTGATGTAAAATTGCATCAAATAGCGCTACATGCTTGCAACTTCTTTGATTATTAG
- the LOC18780855 gene encoding UPF0235 protein At5g63440 isoform X1, whose product MPKRTTHTYSSEDAAPDGPDSDLFVYYCKHCGSHLLITDTQLQKMPKRKTDKAYVLDKSKHLARLNIAEAGKVVLKRGEGKMEKQFRMNCVGCGLFVFYRSEEDLEGASFIYVVDGALSTVAAETNPQDAPVPPCISNLDGGLVQVAIEVEDRAQRSAITRVNADDVRVTVAAPAARGEANNELLEFMGKVLGLRLSQMTLQRGWNNKSKLLVVEDLSARQVYEKLLEAVQP is encoded by the exons aTGCCGAAGAGAACAACACACACGTACTCGAGCGAGGACGCAGCTCCAGATGGACCTGACTCTGATCTCTTCGTCTACTACTGCAAGCACTGTGGATCTCACCTCCTCATAactg ATACCCAGTTGCAGAAAATGCCCAAAAGGAAGACTGACAAAGCTTATGTTTTGGACAAGAGCAAACATCTTGCAAGGCTTAACATTGCTGAGGCTGGAAAAGTTGTATTGAAAag GGGTGaggggaaaatggagaagcaaTTTCGTATGAACTGTGTGGGttgtggactctttgttttctatCGCTCAGAAGAAGATTTGGAAGGTGCTTCTTTCATTTATGTTGTTGATGGTGCTCTAAGCACGGTTGCTGCTGAAACCAACCCACAG GATGCTCCTGTGCCACCCTGCATTTCAAACCTAGATGGGGGACTCGTTCAAGTGGCTATAGAAGTGGAAGACCGTGCACAACGGTCAGCAATCACaa GAGTGAATGCTGATGATGTTAGAGTTACTGTGGCTGCACCTGCAGCTCGGGGAGAAGCAAACAATGAACTCTTGGAGTTCATGGGCAAA GTGTTGGGTCTGAGACTAAGCCAGATGACTCTTCAGAGAGGGTGGAATAATAAATCGAAACTCCTTGTG GTGGAGGATTTGTCTGCTAGGCAAGTATATGAGAAACTTCTAGAGGCTGTTCAACCTTGA
- the LOC18780855 gene encoding UPF0235 protein At5g63440 isoform X2, with product MPKRKTDKAYVLDKSKHLARLNIAEAGKVVLKRGEGKMEKQFRMNCVGCGLFVFYRSEEDLEGASFIYVVDGALSTVAAETNPQDAPVPPCISNLDGGLVQVAIEVEDRAQRSAITRVNADDVRVTVAAPAARGEANNELLEFMGKVLGLRLSQMTLQRGWNNKSKLLVVEDLSARQVYEKLLEAVQP from the exons ATGCCCAAAAGGAAGACTGACAAAGCTTATGTTTTGGACAAGAGCAAACATCTTGCAAGGCTTAACATTGCTGAGGCTGGAAAAGTTGTATTGAAAag GGGTGaggggaaaatggagaagcaaTTTCGTATGAACTGTGTGGGttgtggactctttgttttctatCGCTCAGAAGAAGATTTGGAAGGTGCTTCTTTCATTTATGTTGTTGATGGTGCTCTAAGCACGGTTGCTGCTGAAACCAACCCACAG GATGCTCCTGTGCCACCCTGCATTTCAAACCTAGATGGGGGACTCGTTCAAGTGGCTATAGAAGTGGAAGACCGTGCACAACGGTCAGCAATCACaa GAGTGAATGCTGATGATGTTAGAGTTACTGTGGCTGCACCTGCAGCTCGGGGAGAAGCAAACAATGAACTCTTGGAGTTCATGGGCAAA GTGTTGGGTCTGAGACTAAGCCAGATGACTCTTCAGAGAGGGTGGAATAATAAATCGAAACTCCTTGTG GTGGAGGATTTGTCTGCTAGGCAAGTATATGAGAAACTTCTAGAGGCTGTTCAACCTTGA
- the LOC18778749 gene encoding elongation factor 1-delta 2, which produces MAVTFHDINSAVGLKKLDDYLLARSYITGYEASKDDLIVHAALSKPPSSEFVNVSRWYNHITALLRISGVSGQGSGVIVEGSAPITEEAVATPPVADTKASAAEDDDDDVDLFGEETEEEKKAAEERAASIKASTKKKESGKSSVLLDVKPWDDETDMKKLEEAVRSVHIEGLHWGASKLVAVGYGIKKLQIMLTIVDDLVSVDTLIEEQLTVEPINEYVQSCDIVAFNKI; this is translated from the exons ATGGCAGTCACATTCCATGACATCAACTCGGCTGTTGGCCTGAAGAAATTGGATGACTACTTGCTTGCCCGCAGTTACATCACTGGCTACGAAGCTTCAAAGGATGATCTCATTGTCCATGCAGCTCTTTCAAAGCCTCCATCATCAGAATTTGTGAACGTGTCTCGGTGGTACAACCATATCACTGCACTTCTTAGGATTTC TGGTGTTTCTGGACAAGGCTCTGGTGTCATTGTTGAGGGATCTGCTCCCATCACAGAGGAAGCAGTTGCTACACCTCCTGTGGCTGATACAAAG GCCTCAGCTGCTGAagacgatgatgatgatgtggaTCTGTTTGGTGAAGAGactgaagaagagaagaaggctGCTGAAGAGCGTGCAGCTTCCATCAAGGCatctacaaaaaagaaagaat CTGGAAAGTCGTCAGTCCTGTTGGATGTGAAGCCATGGGATGATGAAACTGACATGAAAAAGCTTGAGGAGGCAGTAAGAAGTGTTCACATTGAAGGCTTGCATTGGGGAGCAT CCAAACTTGTAGCTGTTGGGTATGGAATAAAGAAGTTGCAAATAATGCTAACAATTGTTGATGACCTGGTCTCTGTCGACACTCTTATTGAGGAACAACTTACTGTTGAACCAATTAATGAGTATGTCCAGAGCTGTGACATTGTAGCATTCAACAAAATAT GA